The following proteins come from a genomic window of Botrytis cinerea B05.10 chromosome 14, complete sequence:
- the Bcptr2 gene encoding Bcptr2, whose translation MHEKRPQMSGNQMEKQSQGVMSSKMSDDTIAANPACPESDKERISPTADSRVNSFEKGTDNDEEEPTDEEKKTLRRIGDSLPISAWLVAVVELCERFSYYGCVGLFQNYVQRPLDGSLGRGALGLGHQTATALTVFFSMWCYFTPIFGAIVADQYLGRFKAICYFAVVYMVGLLVLVLTSLPVSLQNGAGLGGYIAAILIIGVGTGGIKSNVSPLIADQYTRKRMAIKVLETGERVIVDPAVTIQRIYLIFYWCINIGSLSLLATPYMERDVGFWSAYLMCLCVFMVGFITLLLGRKRYIVRPPKGTVITDAFKIIGQMIKYRNLNAAKPSYRAENNIPQTTPWDEQFVDEVKRALIACRVFVFYPIYWVVYAQFSSNFVSQAGEMNTHGVPNDLSQNFDPIAIILLVPVMDRLVYPLLRKWHIKFRPMSRITFGFIVASFSMMYAAIVQHLIYKAGPCYGKPLECPAAVLPDGTIQPNDVHFAIQIPAYVLIGISEIFASVTGLEYAYTKAPASMKSFVQAMFLLTNAFGFAICQAFIPLVGNPTILWMFVGLACGSFGAGIVFWICYHKLDDQEDELNSLDAKAEQVELKGTDNANTRDV comes from the exons ATGCACGAAAAACGACCCCAAATGTCGGGCAATCA AATGGAGAAGCAGAGTCAGGGTGTGATGAGTTCAAAAATGAGCGACGATACCATTGCTGCCAATCCGGCATGTCCTGAGAGTGACAAAGAGAGAATCTCTCCCACCGCAGATTCGAGAGTAAATAGTTTCGAAAAGGGGACCgataatgatgaagaagagccCACTgatgaggagaaaaagacaCTACGACGAA TTGGTGATAGTTTGCCCATTTCCGCTTGGCTTGTCGCTGTCGTAGAGCTGTGTGAGAGGTTCTCATACTATGGTTGTGTGGGgctatttcaaaattatgttCAACGTCCACTGGATGGTTCTTTGGGTCGTGGTGCTCTCG GTCTCGGACATCAAACTGCAACAGCTCTTActgtcttcttctccatgtGGTGTTACT TCACCCCAATCTTTGGTGCCATCGTTGCCGATCAGTACCTGGGTCGATTCAAAGCCATTTGCTATTTTGCAGTCGTCTATATGGTTGGCCTGTTAGTTCTTGTCTTGACGTCTCTGCCAgtttctcttcaaaatggaGCTGGATTGGGAGGGTACATCGCAGCCATTCTTATCATCGGTGTTGGAACCGGAGGTATCAAATCCAACGTCAGTCCTTTGATTGCCGACCAATATACCCGAAAACGTATGGCTATAAAAGTTCTTGAAACTGGTGAGCGTGTCATTGTTGATCCTGCTGTTACCATTCAGCGAATCTATTTGATCTTTTACTGGTGCATCAATATTGgatctctttcccttctcgCAACACCTTACATGGAACGAGACGTTGGTTTTTGGTCCGCGTACCTtatgtgtttgtgtgtattTATGGTTGGTTTCATCACATTGCTTCtgggaaggaagagataCATTGTTCGCCCACCCAAGGGAACAGTTATCACCGATGCGTTCAAGATCATTGGGCAAATGATCAAATACCGAAATCTAAACGCTGCAAAACCTTCTTACCGAGCCGAAAACAATATCCCACAAACTACCCCATGGGACGAACAGTTCGTCGATGAAGTCAAGCGCGCATTGATAGCTTGCCGTGTCTTTGTCTTCTACCCCATCTACTGGGTTGTTTACGCTCAATTCTCCAGCAACTTCGTTTCCCAAGCCGGAGAAATGAACACCCACGGTGTTCCCAACGATCTTTCCCAGAACTTCGATCCCATTGCCATTATTCTCCTTGTACCAGTAATGGATCGTCTAGTTTACCCACTCTTGCGCAAGTGGCACATCAAATTCCGACCCATGTCCCGTATCACATTTGGCTTCATCGTCGCTAGTTTCAGCATGATGTATGCAGCCATCGTACAGCACCTCATCTACAAAGCTGGTCCATGTTACGGAAAACCTCTCGAATGTCCTGCCGCTGTCCTCCCAGACGGAACGATCCAACCCAACGACGTGCATTTTGCAATCCAAATCCCGGCGTACGTACTAATCGGTATATCCGAAATCTTTGCCTCGGTTACTGGTCTCGAATATGCATATACTAAAGCGCCTGCTTCGATGAAGTCGTTCGTACAAGCTATGTTCTTATTGACCAATGCTTTTGGATTCGCGATTTGTCAGGCGTTCATTCCGTTGGTGGGTAATCCGACGATTTTGTGGATGTTTGTGGGACTGGCTTGTGGAAGTTTTGGAGCGGGTATTGTATTTTGGATCTGTTATCATAAGCTTGATGATCAGGAAGATGAGCTTAATAGCTTGGATGCTAAGGCTGAGCAGGTGGAATTAAAGGGAACAGATAATGCTAATACTAGAGATGTGTAA